The following are encoded together in the Proteiniphilum saccharofermentans genome:
- a CDS encoding RNA polymerase sigma factor produces the protein MKKSDTNDPVLLWNSFRNGNDDAYILIYRTYVRDLYFQGLQFTKNKEIIKDCIQDVFTKLYKYRSNLGDTDNIKYYLLTSMRNQLLTAISKEKIYMDVEREDTNAGNLPEKNIEDILIEREEDRAMGDKINLAMSLLTDRQREAVRYRYIDCLTPEEICRLMDLNYQSLQNILSRSLKKIRQHLKKDSLK, from the coding sequence AATAGTTTCAGAAATGGGAACGATGATGCATATATTCTTATTTATAGGACATATGTCCGGGATTTATATTTTCAGGGACTTCAATTTACCAAAAATAAGGAAATCATTAAGGACTGTATACAAGATGTTTTCACCAAGTTATATAAATACCGTTCGAATTTAGGGGATACTGACAATATAAAATATTACCTCCTGACCTCCATGCGTAATCAGTTGCTCACCGCGATATCCAAAGAGAAAATATATATGGATGTTGAGAGGGAAGACACAAATGCAGGGAATCTGCCTGAAAAGAATATAGAAGACATCCTGATAGAACGGGAAGAGGATAGGGCCATGGGAGATAAAATCAACCTGGCCATGTCCCTTCTGACCGACAGGCAAAGAGAAGCAGTCCGTTACCGTTATATAGATTGTTTAACCCCTGAAGAAATATGCCGTCTGATGGATCTGAACTACCAGTCTTTGCAGAATATCCTTTCCCGGTCTTTAAAAAAAATTCGTCAACATTTGAAAAAAGATTCGTTGAAGTGA